The sequence GGTGATCCAACATAGAAACGTACAAATATATTATTATAGTGTTGGAAACTATTATTATTTAGTTAGATTTTGATATTAAAATGTATCAACAAATATTTTCTaaagttattgttcatcattgggATTTAGAAGCTAGAGTAAAGGAATTCTTCTTGGACAATAAGAATAAGAACGCATGATTTATCTtgtaaaaaatattaatttcatattCATGCATTCCATTGTGGTGAGACTATGCAATGAGTCTTGAATGCAAAACAGTATGATTAATTTTGAGATTAAATGAGACTTGATATAGAAATAAAATGTGGGTTTTTGGGAAAACAAAGGTTACTCTCTTCAATGAGAGGGCTTCTAAAAATTGTGATGTGAATAATTATCTATATTTGAGAAGAATCAAAAGAGAATACTCAATAGCAGGTTTAAATGATTATAAGGATTACAAAgagtaaataaatattttaacttcaaaagaaaatattttcaaaaaatgtttGAAGAAAACAAAAATTGACCTAATTATTAAAGAAGTGGAAAATGAATCATACCATGCACTGTAAAAGTTCATTTATCTTAGTGCCTTAGAAAGTTGAACATTGTTACTAGTGTTGGTATTAACATTGACGTACAACCTACGAATTACATGGCAAGGAAACATAATCTATAGTGCTGTATTATATTAAGAACATAGTCTATCACAAATATTAATCGTAAAATCAATATTAATAAATTTGTAAGAGAAATAATAATAGCTGATCAGTTCACATTTAAGATTTGGTGACCTTAATATGAAAGGTCTGTAGTGACCTGCTATAAAAAATTAATTGTACGGCCTTTCCAAGAATTCCAACATGGACTTGAAAAGTAACAGGAAAGGAAACTATTTCTCATTATTGGCTCATTTGGTGAGCTATACAAGAAGATTTGATGTGAATTCATCTTTCTCGCCTTTTTCCATCTCTTTAGTCCGACAACCCTGTGACAATTCTTTCTTATTTTGGGGGTTTCAGATTCCTCTTCCACATCTTCCTAGGATGTGGGTGGAACTGGAGACATTTCTTCCTTTTCCCTAATCTTGGCATCAAGAGCACAACTTACATCATTCAGCGCTTCAGAGGGCTCCTCCACTTTATTCATTAAAACCTCTATAATTTCTGCACAAGTCATTTCCGCTCCAgcattcatcttctcctccactgTTGAAAACAAAGGATGGTCCTCAACCTGCAAGTAGTTAAAGGCGAGAGATTTAAATGCCTCGAAAGTGCAGAAAGAGAGGAAAATGTGCATGTCCATCCGCGCACTCCTTAGCAGCGCGGGATCAAGCATTTCCTTGTGATTCGTCGTAAACACAATAATGCGCTGCTCGCCGCAGCAGGACCACAGCCCGTCCGTCAAATTAAGCAAACCAGACAAAGTAATACCGCTCCTGTTCTGCTCTTCTTGATTGCCTGGTGGATTATTCGAAGCCCTATCAGCCAAACTGATCGAGCAGTCAATGTCCTCGATAATAACCACATATTTCTCTTTTGTTTGGGTGAGAAGTGCGCGGAGCTCGGTGTTGTCATTCACTTGCGTGAGCTCCAGATCATAAACATCATATCTCATGTAATTAGCAATGGCAGCGATGAGACTCGATTTCCCTGTTCCAGGAACGCCCAATCCGTCTGTAAGACTCTTTTCCCTTCTTAAATCGGTCGAGATCTCTGACAATTCTGGACTTGAGCAGGGGATCGAGAGCAACAGAGGTGAACGTCGAGGGGTGTTTGAAGGGGACTCCTGTCCATTCAGCCCATCGAGTATTGGTATACAGCGTGAGATCTTTGTTGAGCAAATTGAGCTCTGCTGCGCGATATGTAATGTAATCAAAGTAAGCGCGGAGAAAGTCTTTGTCTGGCTG is a genomic window of Cryptomeria japonica chromosome 7, Sugi_1.0, whole genome shotgun sequence containing:
- the LOC131053497 gene encoding AAA-ATPase At3g28610-like, which encodes MRYDVYDLELTQVNDNTELRALLTQTKEKYVVIIEDIDCSISLADRASNNPPGNQEEQNRSGITLSGLLNLTDGLWSCCGEQRIIVFTTNHKEMLDPALLRSARMDMHIFLSFCTFEAFKSLAFNYLQVEDHPLFSTVEEKMNAGAEMTCAEIIEVLMNKVEEPSEALNDVSCALDAKIREKEEMSPVPPTS